ACCAGCACGTAGTGGAAGTGCGCCACCACGAAATAGGTGTCCTGATACTGGAAGTCCGCAGGAGCGATGGCCAGCATTAGCCCAGAAAATCCGCCGATGCTGAACAAAATCACGAAGGCAACAGCGAACAACATCGGCGTCTCAAAGCTCAGCGAGCCTTGCCACATGGTGCTAACCCAGTTGAACACCTTCACCCCGGTGGGCACCGCAATGAGCATTGTGGCGTACATAAAGAACAACTCACCCACTAACGGAATGCCCACTACGAACATATGGTGCGCCCATACGATAAACGACAGAAACGCGATGCTTGCCACCGCATAAACCATCGAGGTATAGCCAAACAGCGGTTTACGCGAAAACGTCGGGATGATCGAACTGACCGCGCCAAACGCCGGCAGGATCATGATGTACACCTCAGGGTGCCCAAAAAACCAGAACACATGCTGGAACAACACCGGATCACCACCGCCCGCCGCGCTGAAAAAACTGGTGCCGAAGTGGATGTCCATTAACATCATGGTCACGCATCCAGCCAGCACTGGCATCACCGCGATCAATAGAAATGCCGTGATCAGCCATGTCCAAACGAACAACGGCATCTTCATTAACGTCATGCCGGGCGCGCGCAGGTTGAGGATGGTCGCAATCACGTTGATCGCGCCCATTATCGAACTGATGCCCATCATGTGAATGGCAAAAATGAAGAAGGTCACACTTTCCGGCGCGTAGGTTGTCGACAACGGCGCATAGAAGGTCCAGCCGAAGTTCGGGCCACCACCGGGCATAAATAACGTCGAGATCAAGAGCAAAAAAGCCGCCGGAAGTAGCCAGAAGCTGAAGTTGTTCATCCTCGGCAGCGCCATGTCGGGCGCGCCGATCATCAACGGGATCATCCAGTTGGCAAGACCGACAAACGCGGGCATCACCGCGCCAAACACCATCACCAGACCGTGCATGGTGGTCATCTGGTTGAAGAACGCCGGCTCGACGATTTGCAGTCCGGGCTGAAACAGCTCTGCGCGTATCACCATGGCGAACGACCCGCCGAGCAAAAACATACAGAAGCTGAACCAGAGGTACAGCGTGCCAATGTCCTTGTGGTTAGTGGTCAGTACCCAGCGCATCAGGCCCTTCGCGGGGCCATGCGCATGGTCATCAACATGGCCCACGTGGCCATGGTCATCGATCACTGCACTCATGATCTGTCTCCTGCAAAACAGTCTGCGAAACGACGTGATTCAGCCATGGACGAGGTCATTTCGCGTCCGCCTGTTTCAGAGCCAACACATCTTTGGGGGTGACCATGTCGCCTTTGTTATTACCCCAAGCATTGCGCTCGTAAGTAACCACCGCCGCAATATCCACTTCTGAAAGCTGTTTACCGAACGCCGCCATCGCCGTACCGGGACGACCATGGAACACGGTGTTCAGGTGGCCTTCTTTGGGCCCGGTGACAGTTTTCGAACCCTTAAGCGCCGGGAACATCGGCGGCAGGCCCTGACCTTCCGCCTGATGACAAGCCACGCAGGTGGTGTGATAAACCTTATCGCCACGGGCCACCAACTCATCCATCGTCCAGTCTTTACTGGTCAACTCCTTGAGTTTGGCGCTTTCAAGTTTGCGCCCCGCCAGCCAAGTGTCGTAGTCAGCCTGAGTCTTGGCTTCCACCACAATCGGCATGAAGCCGTGGTCTTTGCCACACAATTCTGAACACTGACCTCGGTAGATCCCGGGTTTATCGACACGGGTCCAAGCTTCGTTGATGAACCCCGGAATGGCGTCGCGCTTGACTGCAAACGCTGGCACCCACCACGAGTGGATGACGTCAGCAGCGGTCACCAGAAACCGGATTTTCTTTCCCACTGGAATAACCAATGGCTCGTCAACTTCGAGTAAGTAGTTTTCGCCCTTGGCTTCTTTGTTGTGTATCTGCGCAGCAGGGGTAGCCAAGTTGCTGAAAAATTCGACGTCTTGTCCTAGATATTTGTAATGCCACTTCCATTGATAACCGGTTATCTGGATATCGATATCCGACGCACCGGTATCGTACATTTTGATCATGGTTCGGGTGGCAGGAATAACCATTACGATCAAAATCACCAGCGGCACAATTGTCCAGGCAATTTCAACTCGCGTACTCTCGTGAAACTTGGCGGCCACTTGCCCAGTAGAGCGCCGATGAAGAATCATCGACCAAAACATGGCCCCAAAAACGACGATACCGATCACTACGCATATCCAGAAAATGGTCATGTGTAAATCGAATATCTCATGACTGACTTCGGTCGCTCCTGGCGCCATATTCGTCGTCCAAGCGGCCTGCGCCTGATTGAATATTGACGACAACAGCAAGCCCATCCAGACATATGGATGTCGCATCATTGCGGGTTCCCCTTATCGTTCTTGTTATCCCGCCGGCTTTCACTTTCATCTGCGGCCAAGGGAGCGGCTGTCAAGAATGGTGGCTTGACGGTCGGGCCAAAGCTGCGAATTCATTCGGGCGTCGCCGGTTAATCTTCCTTCAACCCCGAGTATAGACAGCGCTTGAGACCTCGCAATGTGCTGACGCAAAATCTCGTTAGCTGGCTAAATTGTCGATTCGCAGCTATGAGGGGCGCACAATGCGTCGACAAAATGAAACTGCTTATATAGGTCACCCACAAACGTGTGAAGTTGTTATGACAAATGCGTCTGAGAGAATTTTATAAGCAGGCTACCGTATGACTTCGTTTTGCTTTTTGCCTTATTTCATTACGTTCAGGAGTTTTCATGAACACCGCCGCTTTGCGCGAGCAGATTCAACAAGCGCTCCAACACGAGGCCGATACCGGTCAATTGTCGCGTCAGCTTGAAACTCAGTTGCCACACCTGCACCCCGCCATTCACGTCCCTGAATTAGATGCGAAAGGCGTTTTGACACGCTTTGTAGCAGCTTATATTGAACTGGTTCCCGACTTGCTAGAGGCTGCCAATGCGGTGGCTATCGAGGCGGGCATTGAAGCGCAGATCAAACCTGTCTTGAAGATCGCCGAACAGTTTTTTCTTCAACCGCCCGCGATTATGGCCGGTCATGAAGGGTTGGACAGCTTGCTAGACGAAGCCTATCTAGCCCATCGTCTGGTTGAGGAGGTAAACGACCTCTACATCAAGCACTTTGGTCAGCCGCTGATTCCCTCGAACACCACCGTGGCGAGCGTTATTGCCCATCAGTTGATCGGCGAAGCTTTTGCTAACCAGCTAGACGAAGCTGTACACCATGCGGTGGATGAAATGCTCGACGAAGATAGCTTCGCGCTAGAGTCAGTAGAGGCGTATCGCGAACGCCTTAAGAGCCCTGACACCGAAGCGGCGTGGAAGCGCTGGCCGAGCCT
The nucleotide sequence above comes from Pseudomonas sp. AB6. Encoded proteins:
- the ctaD gene encoding cytochrome c oxidase subunit I; translation: MSAVIDDHGHVGHVDDHAHGPAKGLMRWVLTTNHKDIGTLYLWFSFCMFLLGGSFAMVIRAELFQPGLQIVEPAFFNQMTTMHGLVMVFGAVMPAFVGLANWMIPLMIGAPDMALPRMNNFSFWLLPAAFLLLISTLFMPGGGPNFGWTFYAPLSTTYAPESVTFFIFAIHMMGISSIMGAINVIATILNLRAPGMTLMKMPLFVWTWLITAFLLIAVMPVLAGCVTMMLMDIHFGTSFFSAAGGGDPVLFQHVFWFFGHPEVYIMILPAFGAVSSIIPTFSRKPLFGYTSMVYAVASIAFLSFIVWAHHMFVVGIPLVGELFFMYATMLIAVPTGVKVFNWVSTMWQGSLSFETPMLFAVAFVILFSIGGFSGLMLAIAPADFQYQDTYFVVAHFHYVLVPGAIFGIFASAYYWLPKWTGHMYDETLGKLHFWLSFIGMNVAFFPMHFLGLAGMPRRIPDYNLQFANFNMVSSIGAFTFGATQIFFLFIVIKTIRGGPPAPAKPWDGADGLEWSIPSPAPYHTFTTPPEVK
- the coxB gene encoding cytochrome c oxidase subunit II, producing the protein MMRHPYVWMGLLLSSIFNQAQAAWTTNMAPGATEVSHEIFDLHMTIFWICVVIGIVVFGAMFWSMILHRRSTGQVAAKFHESTRVEIAWTIVPLVILIVMVIPATRTMIKMYDTGASDIDIQITGYQWKWHYKYLGQDVEFFSNLATPAAQIHNKEAKGENYLLEVDEPLVIPVGKKIRFLVTAADVIHSWWVPAFAVKRDAIPGFINEAWTRVDKPGIYRGQCSELCGKDHGFMPIVVEAKTQADYDTWLAGRKLESAKLKELTSKDWTMDELVARGDKVYHTTCVACHQAEGQGLPPMFPALKGSKTVTGPKEGHLNTVFHGRPGTAMAAFGKQLSEVDIAAVVTYERNAWGNNKGDMVTPKDVLALKQADAK